TACCAGCGGTCCCGGGTGCGTTTAATAATGCCGGGGTTGGTCGAGCGCTGCGGGTGGTTCAGGATTCTGCCGAACCACTGGGCGGCCAGGTTGTAGTTCTCCAGGCGATAACTCAACTCAGCGATAAGATATAGCAGCTTTAATTCAGACGCGGCATCAGTCGATTTTTCCAGGCGGTAAGACTCGATAAGGCAGAAAAGAGCTTTCTCGCTGTATTCGCGATCCTCCTCACGTTCACCCGCGTAACGGTGCAGCCATGCTATTTTAAGGTACAGCTTCCCGAGCAGGGCATTTCCCCCGCCTATGGCCTCCAGGCAGTAAAACGCCAGACGAAAGGCCTCCGTCGCTGCATTGAGATCCCTTTCTCCGCCAAAACGCAGCGGCGTCCGAAGTTTGGACAAACGGGCGGCGAGGACGGTCCGCGCCCGGTCGCTGAGCACCGCGGGCATTTCTGCGGTAAAGGCGTAGCCGCACCTGGGACAGACCCGCACTTCGTAAAACAAGGGATTTACGTCACGGTAATGCGGGCAGTAGTCGCTGTCCGTTTTTTCCACTTTGATAAACTTCGATTTTACTTCGACGGAGGGGAATTCCGTTTCGCAAAACGGACAGGTGAAACGCTTCAGGAAGAAAGGGCTTTCGTCACTTTCCGGGCTGGTTCCCGCTCCTGTTTTCGAGGTTTTAGAATCCTCTTCGGCGGTTTCTTTGTTCTTTATCCGAATTGGTCTTGGGGTCACGGCCTTGGTTTGACGGCTGAGCAGGTCCATCAATAGTACCGCCTCTTCGGGGCGCGCTTTAAGAAGGTTCTGAAAATCCTCACGGGCTACCATAAGCATGATTGAGTCTTCTTCCGTGCGCGCCGTATACGAGGCTGTGTTGTCACCGAAAAGTTCGAGCATCCCGATTATGGCTCCCGGACCCTCGGATCTCCAGACCAGGCCTTGAGATGTCTTCTTGCTTACAGCAACCTTTCCGTGCAGAACAATCCGCAAATGATTGATTGGAGTACCGGATTCCACAAGCGGTGTTCCCGCTGCAACTGTTTCAAGTTTTACATAAGCGGATAAGGTCTGCAGAAACTGGGGGGCCAGCCTGTTGAATGGGGGTATCTTGCTCAGGAAATCAACGATTTGGTCCATATTCGTCACCGATTTTAGTAGTTTAAACAGTCTTTATGTTTAGCCATAATTCTTCCATATATCTTATTATCCTGCATGTACCTTAAAAACTTTACATTTTGGACGGCGCCTCTACCCTGGTTGTGTCGGCTGTTAGCTGGAGGGAAGGGGAATAATTGCGGCTGATCTTAATACAGCTTACAGTCCTTTTTATTGTCGCTCTGGATTATTAAGAGAAAATCTGTTTATAATTTTCTTTTACTTTCAAAAGATTTATTGACTTCAAGCGTCAGTATAATTAAACTTTAGAAAGGAATCCTATCATAGATGTATTAAGAAATAAAAAGGGGAATATAATTTTCTTAAAGGAAGGAGGTAATAAAATGGAGCAATCAAGCGTTAAGTGGTTCAAAAAGGGTGAGAGCCAGAAGAGGACAAAAAGGACAACCATGCCCACCTGCAACATCGGCAGAGCCTTATCCCTTAATATAGCAAGCTCACAATACATTGTGCCGCCTACCAGGGTTAACGTAGGCTTCGACCCTGAAAACGGCGCGCTGATTATAGTAGAGAATAAGGAGCAAGGGGAAATAAAAGTTGAAGCAGTCAATAAAGGCAATAGCGGCAGGATTGTAAGCAGGCCGTTGTTCCAATGGTTAAAAGAAAATAACATTAAACCAAGAAAATACGAAGGAAGGTACGATGCCGCGACGAGTGCGTTAATCTTCCCCCTGGATTTTCAACCTTAGTAACCTCCGGAATACCGGGTTAGTAAATACTAAGTGACTTTGCATGATTATTCGATGGTTCGGCTGACCGCCGGACCTTTTGTTTTTTCGGCGGATGTAAAGGAGAAAAACGAAAAGCGTTGAGTGTGCAAGGTCCCTTCGGCTGTGCCAATGCCTTTTTAAAACGATGTTTTGCCGGTTACTGCGAATTGAACTTGCGGTATACTGCTCGTGTCCCTAACGTTGAACCTTGAACACTTTAATGCAGGTCTTCGTATGTCCCGAGCTGCACTCCGTTCTCTTGCAGCCACTGTCGGAGCTGCGGGTCGCAGAGTACTTCCAACTCTTTCTCCCGCTCGCGGGTGTAGCCGCTGAGCCGGCGCAGCTCTTCATCCGCCAGGCCCGGGTGCGTCATCATTTCCATAAACCCGGCACCCGTGCGGCGTCCCTGCAGGACAAGCTGGCGGAATACCTCGGCGGTTGCCAGGTCCGCAAACCAATGGAGGCAGCAGTAGTCGGGGGTTGCGACCCCTTCCGCCCTGAACCGGTCGCGCATGGCCGGATCGAGATTCCGAACCGGCAGGTGATAGCGGCAGGCGACGGAGATGACCGCGGAGAGGATAACGGGCCGGAAGTGGATGTGATGGTGCGTGTCAAGATGAGTTATATTTATACCGGCCGCTCTGACTTTCTCAATTTGAGCCGCAAGTTCACGTTCCACCTCTGTCCAGGACGGGCTTTGGACGAAAAGCTCCTGACGCAGTCTGAACCCTCCGTCTTGTTGCACCAACGAAGGTATTTCCGCCGGTGCGCTCACGGGACTGCCTTTTGTAAGACACAGGTGTACCCCGACGCCGACACCAGACATTTCTCCGCGCTGCAGGATTACGATGGCGTCGTCGGTCCCCGGTTGGTTGACCATCAGGCTGACGCTGGTAACCATACCACACCGCACGGCTTCCAATATGCCCCGGTTGACACCCGCCGTAAAGCCGAA
This window of the Bacillota bacterium genome carries:
- a CDS encoding DUF2225 domain-containing protein; translation: MDQIVDFLSKIPPFNRLAPQFLQTLSAYVKLETVAAGTPLVESGTPINHLRIVLHGKVAVSKKTSQGLVWRSEGPGAIIGMLELFGDNTASYTARTEEDSIMLMVAREDFQNLLKARPEEAVLLMDLLSRQTKAVTPRPIRIKNKETAEEDSKTSKTGAGTSPESDESPFFLKRFTCPFCETEFPSVEVKSKFIKVEKTDSDYCPHYRDVNPLFYEVRVCPRCGYAFTAEMPAVLSDRARTVLAARLSKLRTPLRFGGERDLNAATEAFRLAFYCLEAIGGGNALLGKLYLKIAWLHRYAGEREEDREYSEKALFCLIESYRLEKSTDAASELKLLYLIAELSYRLENYNLAAQWFGRILNHPQRSTNPGIIKRTRDRWYDLREKLKNASQSPVEQ
- a CDS encoding carbohydrate deacetylase, with the protein product MLLAVNADDFGFTAGVNRGILEAVRCGMVTSVSLMVNQPGTDDAIVILQRGEMSGVGVGVHLCLTKGSPVSAPAEIPSLVQQDGGFRLRQELFVQSPSWTEVERELAAQIEKVRAAGINITHLDTHHHIHFRPVILSAVISVACRYHLPVRNLDPAMRDRFRAEGVATPDYCCLHWFADLATAEVFRQLVLQGRRTGAGFMEMMTHPGLADEELRRLSGYTREREKELEVLCDPQLRQWLQENGVQLGTYEDLH